The DNA region CACAGATCTCACTTGCAAGGGAAACTACACAGTGTGAGATGTTAGTGCCCCAATCAGTGGGTCGAGAACGGATTGTGGATGAGCTATGCGATTACTTAATGAAAAACGATATATTATGCATCGGAGTCCATGGGATGGGGGGAGTGGGGAAAACCACAACCATGAAACACCTCTATAATAAAGTGCATGACAGTGCTGCCTTTGAGAATGTATTTTGGGTCACGGTGTCAAAAGACTGCAGTATCCACGAGCTTCAAAATAAGATTGCCAGAGCCTTAAGGTTCCCGACCTTTTCAAGGATGTTGATGAAGGGATGAGGCCAACATTGTTGTTCAACCATttgaccaagaaaaagaagtgTCTAGTTATTTTAGATGATATGTGGCAGCATTTTGAGCTTACAGACGTTGGTATTCCAGTCAAAAGAGATGGTGTTCGTCTGGTCCTAACAACACGAGATCTTGGTGTTTGCGAAAAGATGTTGTGTCAAGTGAAAATAGGAGTTCGACCCCTATCTGATGAAGAAGCATGGGCATTGTTTATATTGACACTTGGTTCTGATCAACCTCCTAGTCAGAAACTTGTTGCTGAGGATATTGTTAAGGAGTGCAAAGGCTTGCCGTTAGCTATTGTTGTCATGGCGGGAAGCATGAGGGGAGAGGTCGAGGATCATGTATGGTGGCAAAGTTATTATTATGGGTGAAGGAGAGTATAAGATAGGAGAAACATGTCATCTCCCAAGAGACGTGAAGGCACTGTGGATTCGAGACTATGGGGGGAGGTGGAATATATCCACTTTTATGGGACTTGAAGAATTGAAGGAGCTACGGATTAAAGGGCGCGATAAGGTGTCAACACTGAGTGGGAGTGGGGGACAACCAGAAGAGCCAAAGGGACAGCTGGAGGAACGAACTTCTCCACCACCACCAGGAGACCACTGCCCCAATCTCAAGGTGCTACAGATCTCTAGATGTCCAAAATTGAAGCATCTGTTGGTGCCCAGACACAGCTGCAATCTGTACCTTAAGAAACTAGAAAAGCTTAAGATATACCACTGCGAGGAGCTGGAGAGTATAATAGGAGCAGCAACAGACGAAGAAGAATCACTAACATCATCAACATCACCACTGCCACCTGAAACTTTCTCCCAACTCAAATCAATTGAAATCGAGAGCTGCCCAAAGATGAAGTATATGGTGGGGCCAAAATCGTTTCCTGTTCTTAGGGAAATAAAATTACGTCGATGTCATAAGATGAAGAGGGTGCTAACTCTTGAGTTATTCATGCTCCTCCCCAACCTCAACTATATCCACGTTCATGATTGCAAGGAGATGAAGGAGGCTATAGGCGGCCAAGAATTAGACAACGGAGCCACCAGAAGCTTGTTCTTGTCCCCCATTCCAGCAGCATCTCCTGGTGATCAATTAAGTACAAGAAAGCTGACCTTGGAATTATACTGCCTTGAGGAGCTGGAGAGCATATGCAGTTGGACCGGACTTCGGGATCTCATACATGTCATTAAGATACGTAGATGTCCAAAGCTGAAGAGGATTGAAATGCTAGATGATGCTTCTCCACCCCCTTCTCTTAAGGAGATAGTACTTATAGAAGAAGTGGATGGAGATAGAGAAAAACAATGGTGGGAATCTCTGGGGTGGGTCCACCCTGAGGCCACGACTACCCTTGAACCCTATGTGTTTGTTTATTCGCTAGACGGAAATATTCCTATTACGAGAATGCCGGTCGTAATCGACAGCAGGATTAGGGAGGGAGGGATGGACCCAAACTCTGCTCAGAGGAAGTAATACACATCAAGGTACTATTTTTCACTTGCAGATCAAATTTTTCCACCTTTTTCCCACAGGGCACCAACGAATGActtaatatatttctttgtcttttatttttaaaaagtgttcttttttttttttgagaaatttcGTTTTCTGACAACAAATATATTGTTTGGTGTTTTAAAAAAGTACTCTTCTATGCAATTCATAAGCTTACTAGATGCAATTCATAAACTTACTAGATGGAAATACAGAAAAACAATGGCGAGAATCTCGGAAGCCAAGACTGCCCTTAAACGCTATGTTTCATTGAAGTTTGGCCCTAAAGAAGGATTCTTATATAGGAAATGGCGTCATAGTCGGCGACAGTCTTATTTGAAAAAGCACCGACAAATGAATGAGTATGTTccttgtttttttattttcagaggcatttttcttttctgagaATTTTGTTTGTGTaaactatattattattattaataaataactcCCTATTATTTTCTGTAGGGAGATGGATTCATTCAAATGGAACAATGGACAGAAAAGTATCATCAAATTGCCCATTAAGGTAATGAAAGTCCTGTCCTAACCCTTCCGTCATCCATCTTCTGTAATTCTACTGTAATTCTGGCCCTTTGATTGGTTCATTTTCTTGTCTTCCGTGACAATAATAGCTCATTCTCTTGTTTTGTTCTTTGTACCGAGGGCGAGCAGAAATGCTTATATTTTTGTATGTTGCTATACCACAATTAGGGTGCTATGACGTATATGATAGTGACGATGCACATATCTAATGATAGAGTACTGAACTGCATCATGCGATTCTCCTGCTTATATTGGTCCATGACCTTATGCCTCACTGCCTGTAGTCATCGACTGCTGAAAAGTTTGAGTGCTGTCTCAGTTTTATGCCAATCTAGCTGTGTCAGGTTTCAGTTGCAAAGTCTTGCTAACCAAAATCTAAATTTTCGAAATCTGATTCTTCAGCTTGCTGCTGCTGTGAGAGATTTTCGGATCGAGGATAGATTAAAAGACAGGGAAGTTGGAGATAGCGAACTGCTGCTTATGTGATATAGTGATGAGGATATTCTGAACCATTTGCTCTGCAGATAAGTGCATAGTTTTATAAAGAACTTGAAACATATGTCGACTGTTTGCTTGCTCCGTTAAGTACTGTAACACTCAGAGTAGTCTCCAGATACGTCGGCTATCGGGAGGTGTTACTTACGTGTGTGCCCGCAATAACTGTTAATCTTGGGGTGCAGAGTGTGTAAAACTCTGTTGAATCAATCCATCGTTCttctaaaaattctttttgtgTTTTAAGAATGTAACTATGCCAGACTGAGACGCAAATGTTGTTCAGTCGGTCAATATGTTGACGTGACGAGAATTAGAATTCCATCATATCTGCCTTCGCCAACCTCACGCTCATCTCTATGAATCAATTTCATTTCTCCATTCGAATATTAGTTCATATATCTTCAAAAAGCAGAGTTTACTTTATAGAGGGTGTGATTAACAACTTGACCCAATCTATGGGACTGGTCTAGCAACTTGTCAAGTTCAACCACCGGCCCAAAATACTTAAGCCCAAGTTGCTAGTGATCCCATAGGTTGGTCTTTATAAACCACTTCACTAACTCATTCTCCCATTAATGTGAGATTTTGAGGTGTTACAATATCCCCACTCAAAAGCTTGACGTCCTCGTCAAACTACTCAAGCAAATTATATACAAACCCAGGACACTTCACCAGGCATGTGGGATTCTAGAGGCGGCTCCTACGGTTCAAGAGGTGGCTCCCACCCAGTACGTCTGGTGTAGCACCTTGTCCGCATAGCACTTAGTTCCCACTCTTTCGGTTGGCTGGTAcactgctctgataccatttgtAACATCCTCGTTGAGTCCATCACTCAAAAGTGCTAGCTACTAGTGAGGTCATTGGGTCTCACATATAAACCTCATATCTCACCCTCGCACAACTGATGTGGGATTCGAGGGATCAGAGCCGACCCTGGCCCACAACCATGCAAGATCGAGGGTAGGCATTCGGGGGGCTACCCACGAGTCCGAATCTGTGGGAGTAATGTTCTGGATCCCCGCCCAAGAGGCTAGTGAGGACTTTGGGGCTAAAAGGAGGGAGTTTGTCACGCCCCACAAATCCCACATCAGTTGTGCAAGGGGGAGATCTGGGATTTATATGCCGAACTAATAGCCAACACTTTAGTGATGGGCCCCGCAAGGACATTATAGTGCGTAAATATAGATGATTCAAGGAGAGGAAGATTAATCTGTAAATATAGAAAACACTTAGGAATTGGGATACATAAATCTACCTAAAGTGTTAAGTCTCACTGAAATATCGAACATATGCGGCATAACACCAGGATGAATAGTCCCCTCAGTAGTGGCCTCTTTCGGATACCTTGCCTTCCAAAAATGGAATATAGAGAGCAGAGTTTGACGTTTCtatgcaaataattttttttcaggtcAGTATTGCTATCGATCGACTGTAAAATCTatacttgaaaaaaaataagacaGAACAATCATGGTACAATCTTCTGAATTGagcagagaaaaaaatgataggGAAATCAAGATAGACGTTGAATCTTTATATACTGCATCCAATAATACCTTCGGGCTTCTAGCACGATCTCTAATACTCTCGGAAACAATAGTTGCTGTATCGAAATTAATCTATGTATTATTATCTCGGACTTGCCCTCCGTATTCCAATCAAGCTTCtacttcctttttccttttgtctGTTCACTTAAAGTTGAGTTTTTAGGTGTAGACATCTGCCAACCTTTATCTGCATCCATCTACCAATTTGTCTATTCCTCAATCATCAGACAAATCTAAAGGTCATTTATTAGACATATTTCAATATCAAAAGATCAGCTATTTACTTCCGAACCAACAGCTACTCGATGCAGGATTATGCTAAACCACAGTAAAAATATGAAGAAGTAGCTTACATCCAGGTAATGTTGAAGGCAATTGGTGCTGCTTCAAATTGACTCATCGTGAGCACTTGAAAATATCAGAGCTGATCAGATTCGACTGTATAGAGCTTAATCTATAAACAGCTCTCTAACTTGACAGTTGACACCACTAGAAATCTTAGGTAACATCCCTGCATTGGAAACTAGAGATAAGAAAACTCGCAAGCTGAAGAAACAATATGAAATAACATTGGGCATCAGTAAACAAAAACCAATAGCAAAATAGGTTATCCAGTACTATCCTTTTTTCAGTGTGGAAGCAGGGTCGGCCCATTAGATGGTTAAGCTCTCCCAATCGAAAATTTTCTCACTCAAAGCAGAAACCTTACTCAAAGGAAACAATGCTCCAAAAcacttgaaccaatccacATTGCTTGTCATTATACAATTTTTAGTGGTGCTAAGAAAGACGATGTCGTGACAGCCTAGGATGTCACTATGCCCCCGATTGACATTTCATTCATGAACAATCTCTGAACACGAACATGGCACCTATTATTATTGTCATTATCTCTACTATTATTAGTATCTATCTGCTGCTATATACGCACACTGATTAATGAAATGCGATTCCAACTCATTTTCAGAGATCACCAAGTCTCAGCAATTATCTAGCCGAAGAAGTCTCCTTGGCTGCTTCCTCCAGGGGACCGCCCCCTAAATCCAAGTTACCTGCTAAGTCATTGATGGATACTTCGACCACATCAGAGTGGACCCATACATCAGTCCCATACTCTGCTCATACAGCACATCAATTGTCAAATACATGATGCATAGAGAAGTTTTTTCCATTTCCCATTTCCAGATTGGTAATcgcataaataaaattgaagtGCTGATTGTCGAAAAGAAATTACTCCATCAgcaaa from Punica granatum isolate Tunisia-2019 chromosome 3, ASM765513v2, whole genome shotgun sequence includes:
- the LOC116199541 gene encoding probable disease resistance protein At4g27220, which produces MRPTLLFNHLTKKKKCLVILDDMWQHFELTDVGIPVKRDGVRLVLTTRDLGVCEKMLCQVKIGVRPLSDEEAWALFILTLGSDQPPSQKLVAEDIVKECKGLPLAIVVMAGSMRGEVEDHVWWQSYYYG